Proteins from a single region of Phycisphaeraceae bacterium D3-23:
- the ileS gene encoding isoleucine--tRNA ligase: MTDATTKDPKRYKKTLNLPKTAFPMKANLVQNEPASMKRWDKLDVYGKLRAKRKADNAKPFVFHDGPPYANGDIHLGHLLNKVLKDLVVRSQNMLGKDCPYTPGWDCHGLPIEHKVMQDLGEKAKDMEPIQVRRKCKTYAEKFVKLQKGQMQRLLTMADYDDPYLTMLPKYEAGVLDVFAGLVEKGLVFRQLKPVHWSIANQTALAEAELEYYDKEDTSVFVVFDLTVDSPNKDRFDSVMIWTTTPWTLPANLSVAVHERYDYGVYEVGGRRVVMAVELAAKVLAAEGVEDAKPVETFKGKDLVGVTYSHPFMQRVGKLVHAEYVTLEDGTGLVHTAPGHGVEDYQTGLREGLEVYCPVQADGTYDDTVPGWLQGQHIFKANEQVVDHLRESGHLFHANKFMHSYPHDWRGKKPVIFRATEQWFIGVDKPYGDQSALRDAAMSEAADRVKFLPEWGRNRMRGMLESRPDWCISRQRSWGLPIPAFFNQGDVLLTAASVRAVAQVFAEKGSDAWFYMSAEELLQHYDPDTDPDTLGWLQTKNGGSRKDLASLEKSFDTFDVWFESGSSWNAVMLHGWADKQTEQVDGNGVPLPGAFPTDLYLEGSDQHRGWFQHSLLPAVALHGQSPFKTVLTHGFMVDKNGRKMSKSEGNALKVEKLMEQFGADVARWWVCSLNTDNDIKADLDFFRLAGEEYRKVRNTLRFLLSNLDGFDPKTDAHEWSDADATSIDAWAMKAYVDFALKVNEDFAAFNFRGVSRAIFNFCNDTLSAVYLFAVKDRLYCDALASARRRRTQTALHRITSGLTRLLGPICPHTADEAWRVLRGSDKDSSDCVHLEVLPACTVCSTIAALADPRWADAMAQRDGWMKQLEDQRKALGVDNPLDLGLDVPGDFAGYDPADLADLCGVSRFAFGGDTITVTDLRDQPRCERSWKRDGTVKPRSDGGMLCDRDAVALGV, encoded by the coding sequence ATGACCGACGCCACCACGAAAGATCCCAAGCGTTATAAGAAAACGCTCAACCTCCCCAAGACCGCGTTCCCGATGAAGGCCAACCTCGTCCAGAACGAGCCGGCCTCCATGAAGCGCTGGGACAAGCTCGACGTCTACGGGAAGCTGCGCGCGAAACGCAAAGCCGACAACGCCAAACCCTTCGTCTTTCACGACGGCCCACCCTACGCCAACGGCGACATCCACCTGGGCCATCTGCTCAACAAAGTCCTCAAAGACCTCGTCGTCCGCTCCCAGAACATGCTCGGCAAGGACTGCCCCTACACGCCCGGGTGGGACTGCCACGGCCTGCCCATCGAACACAAAGTCATGCAAGACCTGGGCGAAAAAGCCAAAGACATGGAGCCGATCCAGGTCCGCCGCAAGTGCAAGACCTACGCCGAGAAATTCGTGAAGCTGCAAAAAGGCCAGATGCAACGGCTGCTCACGATGGCGGACTACGACGACCCGTACCTGACCATGCTGCCCAAGTACGAAGCCGGTGTGCTCGATGTATTTGCCGGGCTCGTCGAGAAGGGCCTCGTGTTCCGCCAACTCAAACCCGTGCACTGGTCGATCGCGAACCAGACGGCCCTAGCCGAGGCGGAGTTGGAGTACTACGACAAGGAAGATACGTCGGTGTTTGTGGTGTTCGATCTGACGGTCGACTCGCCAAACAAAGACCGCTTCGACAGCGTGATGATCTGGACGACGACGCCGTGGACGCTCCCCGCGAACCTGTCGGTGGCGGTGCACGAGCGTTACGACTACGGCGTGTACGAAGTCGGAGGTCGGCGTGTCGTGATGGCGGTCGAACTCGCGGCGAAGGTGCTCGCGGCCGAGGGGGTCGAAGACGCCAAGCCGGTGGAGACGTTCAAGGGCAAGGACCTCGTCGGCGTGACCTACAGCCACCCGTTCATGCAGCGTGTCGGGAAGCTCGTCCATGCCGAATACGTCACGCTCGAAGACGGCACGGGGCTGGTCCACACCGCGCCGGGCCACGGCGTCGAGGACTACCAGACCGGCCTGCGCGAAGGGCTCGAAGTGTACTGCCCGGTGCAGGCGGACGGGACCTATGACGACACCGTGCCCGGCTGGCTCCAGGGCCAACATATCTTCAAAGCCAACGAACAGGTCGTCGATCACCTGCGCGAGAGCGGGCACCTCTTCCACGCCAACAAGTTCATGCACAGCTACCCGCACGACTGGCGCGGCAAAAAACCCGTCATCTTCCGCGCCACCGAGCAGTGGTTCATCGGCGTCGATAAGCCCTACGGCGATCAGTCTGCCCTACGCGACGCGGCCATGTCCGAAGCCGCCGACCGCGTGAAGTTCCTCCCCGAGTGGGGCCGTAACCGAATGCGCGGCATGCTCGAATCGCGCCCCGACTGGTGCATCTCGCGCCAACGCAGTTGGGGCCTCCCGATCCCCGCGTTCTTCAACCAAGGCGATGTGTTGCTGACCGCAGCATCGGTCCGCGCGGTCGCACAGGTTTTTGCGGAGAAGGGCAGTGACGCGTGGTTCTACATGTCGGCGGAAGAACTGCTGCAACACTATGACCCCGACACAGACCCGGATACGTTGGGATGGCTCCAGACCAAGAACGGGGGAAGCCGGAAAGACCTCGCCTCTCTCGAAAAAAGTTTCGACACCTTCGACGTCTGGTTCGAGTCCGGCTCGTCGTGGAACGCGGTCATGCTTCACGGCTGGGCAGACAAACAAACCGAACAAGTGGATGGCAACGGAGTCCCACTTCCGGGGGCTTTCCCCACCGACCTCTACCTCGAAGGGTCCGACCAGCACCGCGGGTGGTTCCAGCACTCGCTGCTCCCCGCCGTCGCGCTGCACGGCCAATCGCCGTTCAAGACCGTCCTGACCCACGGCTTCATGGTCGATAAGAACGGCCGAAAGATGAGCAAGTCCGAGGGCAATGCGCTGAAGGTCGAGAAGCTGATGGAGCAGTTCGGCGCGGACGTCGCGCGCTGGTGGGTCTGCTCGCTGAATACCGACAACGACATCAAGGCCGACCTCGACTTCTTCCGGCTCGCCGGCGAGGAGTACCGGAAAGTGCGCAATACCCTGCGGTTTCTGCTGAGCAACCTGGACGGCTTCGATCCGAAGACCGATGCCCATGAGTGGTCGGATGCGGACGCGACGAGCATCGACGCGTGGGCGATGAAGGCGTACGTCGATTTCGCATTGAAGGTCAACGAAGATTTTGCGGCGTTCAACTTCCGTGGGGTGAGCCGGGCGATCTTCAACTTCTGTAACGACACGCTCAGCGCGGTGTACCTGTTTGCCGTGAAGGATCGGCTGTACTGCGACGCGCTGGCCAGCGCCCGTCGGCGACGCACGCAGACCGCGCTGCACCGCATCACGTCCGGCCTGACCCGCCTGCTCGGGCCGATCTGCCCACATACCGCCGATGAGGCGTGGCGCGTACTGCGCGGCAGCGACAAAGACAGCAGCGACTGCGTCCACCTCGAAGTGCTACCGGCCTGCACCGTCTGCTCCACCATCGCCGCGCTGGCCGACCCGCGCTGGGCGGATGCGATGGCGCAGCGCGACGGCTGGATGAAGCAACTCGAAGACCAGCGTAAAGCACTGGGCGTTGATAACCCGCTCGACCTCGGGCTCGATGTGCCGGGCGACTTTGCGGGGTACGACCCGGCCGACCTTGCGGACCTGTGCGGCGTGAGCCGGTTCGCCTTCGGCGGTGACACGATCACCGTCACCGACCTCCGTGACCAGCCGCGCTGCGAGCGGTCGTGGAAGCGCGACGGCACGGTCAAGCCGCGCAGCGATGGTGGGATGCTCTGCGACCGGGACGCGGTAGCGCTCGGGGTGTGA
- a CDS encoding HYExAFE family protein, which translates to MANRRFHYDRAFEHYLRANAIPYVAVDEAKRALTGDRKSKVLPTKLKSFDFVVYAEQGANLLIDVKGRKHSGTSGRAFQNWVTRDDVTSLDKWAEIFGDGFEPAFAFLFWCDAQPPDALFHEVFEYGERWYAVLAVKLGDYTRHMRDRSAKWDTVSIPAKAFDQVSVPLGELLRGPSV; encoded by the coding sequence GTGGCCAACCGACGCTTCCACTACGACCGCGCGTTCGAGCACTACCTCCGCGCCAACGCCATCCCCTACGTCGCCGTCGATGAGGCCAAGCGCGCCCTCACCGGCGACCGCAAGTCCAAAGTCCTGCCCACCAAGCTCAAAAGCTTCGACTTCGTGGTCTACGCCGAGCAAGGCGCGAACCTCCTGATTGACGTCAAGGGCCGTAAGCACAGCGGCACATCGGGCCGCGCATTCCAGAACTGGGTCACACGCGACGACGTCACCTCGCTCGACAAGTGGGCCGAGATCTTCGGCGACGGGTTCGAGCCCGCGTTTGCCTTCCTCTTCTGGTGCGACGCCCAGCCACCCGACGCGCTGTTCCACGAGGTCTTCGAGTACGGCGAACGCTGGTACGCCGTCCTGGCCGTGAAACTCGGCGACTACACCCGGCACATGCGCGACCGCTCAGCCAAGTGGGACACCGTCTCCATCCCCGCCAAGGCATTCGACCAGGTCAGCGTCCCGCTCGGGGAACTTCTGCGCGGCCCAAGCGTCTGA
- the hisS gene encoding histidine--tRNA ligase: MKLQGPKGTRDFYPTEMARRRYLHDAWRRVSIRHGFDEVDGPIFESLDLYRAKSGEGIVSELFHFQDRGGRELAIRPEFTPTLARMVAAKANALPRPIRWFTIPNLCRAEKPQRGRLREFDQWNVDLLGLDDPLADAEVIALACDLLRELGVTPDMVQCRISHREAARAILTSLGVHDDKIQDAFTLLDAKGKMPLSLFVDKAKALGLDSKAVDRFNTLCEKSYPIKEINALRDDAGLDDALNDFALLDTELDNLGLHEWCQYDLGIVRGLAYYTGTVFELHVTTGKERALGGGGRYDKLIELFGGPAMSGVGFGMGDVVLSNLLEDQNLPLTDDSLNPDVFVAAAGEDTVAVLSSTTMELRRSGLHARMSYKSTRNIGKLLKEAEKSNARLAVIIEDRDRAQVKDLSTGQQLPHPLQQIVQVVKDSLARRNPGAQ, from the coding sequence ATGAAACTCCAAGGCCCCAAAGGCACCCGCGACTTCTACCCCACTGAGATGGCTCGTAGGCGTTACCTGCATGATGCCTGGCGACGGGTGTCGATCCGTCACGGCTTTGATGAAGTCGATGGCCCAATCTTCGAGTCACTGGATCTCTACCGGGCCAAATCCGGTGAAGGCATTGTCAGCGAACTGTTCCATTTTCAGGATCGAGGCGGGCGTGAGCTTGCCATCCGCCCTGAGTTCACACCCACGCTGGCGCGCATGGTCGCGGCGAAAGCCAATGCTCTGCCCAGACCCATTCGATGGTTCACCATCCCCAACCTTTGCCGGGCAGAAAAACCACAGCGTGGAAGATTGCGCGAATTCGACCAGTGGAACGTGGATTTGCTGGGGCTCGATGACCCCCTGGCAGACGCCGAGGTCATCGCCCTGGCTTGTGATCTACTACGAGAACTCGGCGTGACTCCCGACATGGTTCAGTGCCGTATCAGTCACCGCGAAGCCGCTCGCGCGATCCTCACATCGTTAGGCGTTCACGATGACAAGATACAAGACGCATTCACGCTACTTGACGCAAAGGGGAAGATGCCCCTGAGTCTTTTTGTCGATAAGGCCAAAGCCCTCGGGCTCGATAGCAAGGCGGTTGATCGCTTCAACACGCTCTGTGAAAAATCCTATCCAATCAAGGAAATCAATGCACTGCGCGATGACGCCGGGCTAGATGACGCACTGAATGACTTTGCGTTGCTGGATACCGAGTTAGATAATCTAGGTCTTCACGAATGGTGCCAGTACGATCTGGGCATTGTCCGCGGGCTGGCATACTACACCGGAACGGTCTTCGAATTGCACGTCACGACAGGCAAGGAGCGTGCGCTGGGCGGCGGCGGACGCTATGACAAACTTATCGAGCTTTTTGGCGGACCCGCCATGTCCGGCGTTGGTTTTGGTATGGGCGATGTAGTCCTCTCCAATCTCCTCGAAGACCAAAACTTGCCACTTACAGATGATTCACTAAACCCTGATGTCTTCGTCGCCGCAGCAGGCGAAGACACTGTTGCCGTCCTCTCATCCACGACCATGGAGCTCCGTCGGTCGGGTCTGCATGCAAGAATGAGCTATAAAAGCACGCGCAATATTGGGAAACTCCTCAAAGAGGCCGAAAAGAGCAATGCTCGACTCGCGGTGATCATCGAGGACCGCGATCGGGCACAAGTCAAGGACCTTTCGACGGGGCAACAACTCCCGCACCCGCTACAACAGATTGTGCAGGTGGTCAAAGATTCGCTTGCTCGTCGCAATCCTGGCGCCCAATAA
- a CDS encoding HAD family phosphatase translates to MPNAIIFDFDGVIVDSEPLHYQAFVLTGKSIGYDFTWEQYMAQFIGFDDRDAFKYMLAQAIEAGEAPDIEDVEQTIAQLCEKKRVAFEAIAAMQTVAVPGTLDLIDEAHKAGLPIAIASGATHADIEQMLSILGRRDRFDIIVAADDVEHSKPDPATYRIAFEKLAAKHPDAKLDPATTLAIEDTSAGLASAKGAGLMTLGLTTTGPAQTVAIADRVIENLEGVTLETLEQWFGQ, encoded by the coding sequence ATGCCCAACGCCATCATCTTCGACTTCGACGGCGTCATCGTCGATTCCGAGCCCCTGCACTACCAGGCCTTTGTCCTCACCGGCAAGTCGATCGGATACGACTTCACTTGGGAGCAGTACATGGCCCAGTTCATCGGCTTCGACGACCGCGATGCGTTCAAGTACATGCTCGCCCAGGCGATCGAGGCCGGCGAAGCGCCCGACATCGAGGATGTGGAGCAGACCATCGCCCAGCTTTGCGAGAAGAAACGTGTCGCCTTCGAGGCGATCGCCGCGATGCAGACCGTTGCGGTCCCCGGCACGCTCGACCTCATCGACGAAGCGCACAAGGCCGGACTGCCCATCGCTATCGCCAGCGGCGCGACCCACGCCGACATCGAGCAGATGCTCAGCATCTTGGGCCGACGCGACCGCTTCGACATCATCGTCGCCGCCGACGACGTCGAGCACAGCAAGCCCGACCCCGCGACGTACCGCATCGCGTTCGAGAAGCTCGCCGCCAAACACCCCGACGCCAAGCTCGATCCCGCGACCACCCTCGCCATCGAAGACACCTCCGCCGGCCTCGCGTCGGCCAAAGGCGCGGGGCTCATGACCCTCGGCCTCACGACGACGGGCCCCGCCCAGACCGTCGCCATCGCCGACCGTGTCATCGAAAACCTGGAAGGCGTGACACTCGAGACGCTGGAGCAGTGGTTCGGCCAGTAG
- a CDS encoding leucyl aminopeptidase family protein — protein MYRRIKPAAASTTTNAVAVLLTAKTKTPPAGLPDPDAVKALLGRSSASLEAGKVHVLHHGKPGGKGKPAMTLVVGLGDSAKLDADTLRLAGAAALRALDGEKAASVRVVSDKLPAKLAGETLGNALADGMSLANFTFDAYHGKAKRPDKAPKQSDLSVQLPAAEMRGFKRGLSVAEGAATARTLACTPPNVANPKYIANYCKNLAKKSGLKCSVIDVAKAKQHQMGGLLAVGAGGSTPPCMVVLEWSPTGTAKDKPVLLVGKGVTFDTGGYSLKPDGGKGMKYDKCGGMNVIGAMQSIANLKLKRRVVGIVGLAENMVDTNAYRVDDIITLCNGVTCEVTNTDAEGRLVLADCLAYGTKTYKPSAVVDYATLTGGVVVALGKKIAGVWCTDDKLMKSLEKAGETAGEPVWQLPLDDDYRKMMQAKHADLHNSAPVREAHPIQGAAFLSYFVGDDAPKQLPTTPWAHVDIAGTSNTDGGTLMEKGPTGFGVRLTVELIASM, from the coding sequence ATGTACCGCCGCATCAAACCCGCCGCCGCATCCACCACGACCAACGCCGTCGCCGTGCTGCTGACCGCCAAGACCAAGACCCCGCCCGCCGGGCTGCCCGACCCGGATGCGGTCAAGGCGCTGCTCGGCCGTAGCTCGGCCTCGCTCGAAGCCGGCAAGGTGCATGTGCTCCACCACGGCAAGCCCGGGGGCAAGGGCAAGCCAGCCATGACGCTCGTCGTCGGGCTGGGCGACAGCGCGAAGCTGGATGCGGACACGCTCCGCCTTGCAGGCGCGGCCGCGCTGCGTGCGCTTGATGGCGAGAAGGCGGCGTCGGTTAGGGTCGTCAGCGACAAGCTGCCAGCGAAGCTCGCCGGCGAGACGCTGGGCAATGCGTTGGCCGACGGGATGTCGCTCGCCAACTTCACATTCGATGCGTACCACGGCAAGGCCAAGCGCCCCGACAAAGCGCCGAAGCAAAGCGACCTGAGCGTACAACTCCCCGCCGCCGAGATGCGCGGGTTCAAGCGCGGGCTCAGCGTCGCCGAGGGCGCCGCGACCGCGCGGACGCTCGCCTGCACCCCGCCCAACGTCGCCAACCCCAAGTACATCGCTAACTACTGCAAGAACCTCGCCAAGAAGAGCGGGCTCAAGTGCAGCGTCATCGATGTCGCGAAGGCCAAGCAGCACCAGATGGGCGGGCTGCTCGCAGTCGGCGCGGGCGGGTCGACACCGCCCTGCATGGTCGTGCTCGAGTGGTCACCGACGGGGACTGCGAAAGACAAGCCCGTCCTGCTTGTGGGCAAGGGCGTCACCTTCGACACCGGCGGGTACTCGCTCAAGCCCGACGGCGGCAAGGGGATGAAGTACGACAAGTGCGGCGGCATGAACGTCATCGGCGCGATGCAATCCATTGCCAACCTCAAACTCAAGCGCCGCGTCGTCGGCATCGTCGGGCTCGCAGAGAACATGGTCGACACCAACGCCTACCGCGTCGATGACATCATTACCCTCTGCAACGGCGTGACCTGCGAAGTCACCAACACCGACGCCGAGGGCCGGCTCGTCCTCGCCGACTGCCTGGCCTACGGCACGAAGACCTACAAGCCCTCGGCCGTGGTCGACTACGCGACGCTCACCGGCGGGGTCGTCGTCGCGCTGGGCAAGAAGATCGCCGGGGTCTGGTGCACCGACGACAAGCTCATGAAATCACTGGAAAAGGCGGGCGAAACCGCCGGCGAGCCCGTCTGGCAGCTTCCCCTCGACGACGACTACCGCAAGATGATGCAGGCCAAGCACGCCGACCTCCACAACTCCGCCCCCGTCCGAGAGGCCCACCCGATCCAGGGCGCCGCGTTCCTCAGCTACTTCGTCGGCGACGATGCACCCAAGCAGCTGCCCACCACCCCCTGGGCACACGTCGATATCGCGGGTACCTCCAACACCGACGGCGGCACACTGATGGAAAAAGGCCCCACCGGCTTCGGCGTGCGGCTGACCGTCGAACTCATCGCGTCGATGTAA
- a CDS encoding YlbF family regulator — protein sequence MASTEEILKQAAELGDLLAEHEASKSMESAVTALQNDPASQQALTELNQYAAGLEAKAAQGKPIEVADKRKMEELQQAVVLNPLMANFQRSQMAYVDLMRKIDDAITGRPADEAAGAAGPGAGPGPSPIVGPGM from the coding sequence ATGGCTAGCACCGAAGAGATATTAAAACAGGCGGCCGAGTTGGGCGACCTGCTCGCCGAGCACGAGGCGTCCAAGTCGATGGAGTCTGCGGTGACGGCGCTGCAGAACGACCCCGCGTCACAGCAGGCGCTGACCGAGTTGAACCAGTACGCGGCCGGTCTCGAAGCCAAGGCCGCGCAGGGTAAGCCGATCGAGGTGGCGGACAAGCGCAAGATGGAAGAGCTCCAGCAGGCGGTGGTGTTGAACCCGTTGATGGCGAACTTCCAGCGGTCGCAGATGGCCTACGTCGACCTGATGCGCAAGATCGACGACGCGATCACAGGGCGGCCGGCGGACGAGGCGGCCGGCGCTGCGGGCCCGGGTGCAGGGCCTGGACCGAGTCCGATTGTCGGGCCGGGGATGTAA
- a CDS encoding VacB/RNase II family 3'-5' exoribonuclease gives MSDRHTSRILDHIADRRYEPRTLRQLMAELGIPKDQREDFRRAAEKLLKEDQIVLGSENTVGLPPVGDTMVGRYRSHERGFGFIIPDALTEHGDLFVPPGNMADAMDGDRVRAKVIRSRGGRGAGKSPYTGRIVEVLQRADRQFVGTLIKRGKTFLVQPDGRKLGDPIVVRDAQSTNAKLGDKVVVDIIDYPDANKNELAEGVITDVLGESGVPDVETQSIIRAYGLGGKFSKEVMQQARDAALKMDGTEDQIPDDREDLREELILTIDPPDAKDFDDAISITKMDKGEAAWELGVHIADVAHFVEPGSALDQEAYERGNSTYLPRKVIPMLPEVLSNGVCSLQEGVDRYAKSVFITYDKAGNVLTQRFAKTVIRSSKRLTYLEAQALIDDDIREAKKHTRSAQSPVKYPREVIQALKLMDELAKVIRKRRLSDGMISLGLPDVELVFGDSGHVVDAVEEDDAFTHTLIEMCMVEANEAAARVFNAIGVPMIRRTHPDPDSHGLKDLRMFARVAGYNIPANPSRQEMQWLLDKVRDTPAQHAVHMAVLKTLSKAEYSPALIGHFALASDHYSHFTSPIRRYPDFVVHRALNAVLEAAANDKALSKPIKPRASTPALKKLGKKAAKDKRIPSEDDLKVIGRHCSDTERNSEQAERELRKYLVLQLLETMLGDDFAATVTGVTGQGAFLQIDRYLVDGFVKLDALPGDKADRWKLNPNTGALVAQRSGRTISIGDRFTVRIADIDLPRRQMELVVLDDRNPKRDGNTHQPDKKGKKRRGDPKSHEFARAKGKPKSGKVGKRKKPSTMQKKRPRKRR, from the coding sequence ATGTCCGACCGACACACCAGCCGTATCCTTGACCACATCGCCGACCGCCGCTACGAGCCCCGCACCCTCCGCCAGCTCATGGCCGAGCTCGGCATCCCCAAAGACCAGCGCGAAGACTTCCGACGCGCCGCCGAGAAACTTCTCAAGGAAGACCAGATCGTCCTGGGCTCCGAAAACACGGTCGGGCTCCCGCCTGTCGGCGACACCATGGTCGGCCGATACCGCTCCCACGAACGCGGCTTCGGCTTCATCATCCCCGACGCGCTCACCGAGCACGGCGACCTCTTCGTCCCCCCCGGCAACATGGCCGACGCCATGGACGGCGACCGCGTCCGCGCGAAAGTGATCCGCTCGCGCGGCGGACGCGGCGCAGGCAAGTCCCCCTACACCGGCCGCATCGTCGAAGTCCTCCAACGCGCCGACCGACAGTTCGTCGGCACCCTCATCAAACGTGGCAAGACCTTCCTCGTCCAGCCCGACGGCCGAAAGCTCGGCGACCCGATCGTCGTCCGCGACGCGCAGTCCACCAACGCGAAGCTCGGCGACAAGGTCGTCGTCGACATCATCGACTACCCCGACGCCAACAAGAACGAGCTGGCCGAGGGCGTCATCACCGACGTCTTGGGCGAGTCCGGCGTGCCCGACGTCGAGACGCAGTCCATCATCCGCGCCTACGGCTTGGGGGGGAAGTTTTCCAAGGAAGTCATGCAGCAGGCCCGCGACGCCGCGCTCAAGATGGATGGCACCGAGGACCAGATCCCCGACGACCGCGAAGACCTCCGCGAAGAACTCATCCTCACCATCGACCCGCCTGATGCCAAGGACTTCGACGACGCGATCTCGATCACGAAGATGGACAAGGGCGAAGCCGCCTGGGAGTTGGGCGTCCACATCGCCGACGTCGCCCACTTCGTCGAGCCCGGCAGCGCGCTGGATCAGGAGGCCTACGAACGCGGGAACTCGACCTACCTCCCGCGCAAAGTCATCCCGATGCTGCCCGAGGTGCTGAGTAACGGCGTGTGCTCGCTGCAGGAAGGCGTCGACCGCTACGCGAAGTCGGTCTTCATCACCTACGACAAGGCCGGCAACGTCCTCACGCAGCGCTTCGCCAAGACCGTGATCCGGTCGTCCAAACGCCTGACCTATCTCGAAGCCCAGGCCCTGATCGACGACGACATCCGAGAAGCCAAAAAGCACACGCGCTCGGCCCAGAGCCCGGTCAAGTACCCCCGCGAGGTGATCCAGGCCCTCAAGCTGATGGACGAGCTGGCCAAAGTCATCCGCAAACGCCGGCTGAGCGACGGCATGATCTCGCTCGGACTGCCCGATGTCGAGCTGGTGTTTGGCGACTCCGGGCACGTCGTCGATGCGGTCGAGGAGGACGACGCATTCACTCACACGCTCATCGAGATGTGCATGGTCGAGGCCAACGAAGCCGCCGCGCGGGTGTTCAATGCGATCGGCGTGCCGATGATTCGGCGGACCCACCCCGACCCCGACAGCCACGGGCTCAAGGACCTGCGCATGTTCGCCCGCGTCGCGGGCTACAACATCCCTGCCAACCCGTCGCGCCAGGAGATGCAGTGGCTGCTCGACAAGGTGCGCGACACGCCGGCCCAGCACGCAGTGCATATGGCCGTGCTCAAGACGCTGAGCAAGGCGGAGTACTCGCCCGCGCTCATCGGCCACTTCGCGCTGGCGAGCGACCACTACAGCCACTTCACCAGCCCGATCCGCCGGTACCCCGACTTCGTCGTCCACCGCGCGCTCAACGCCGTGCTCGAGGCCGCCGCGAACGACAAGGCGCTCAGTAAACCCATCAAGCCCCGCGCCTCGACACCCGCGCTCAAGAAGCTGGGCAAGAAGGCCGCGAAAGACAAACGCATCCCGAGTGAGGACGATCTCAAGGTCATTGGCCGGCACTGCTCCGATACCGAGCGCAACAGCGAGCAGGCCGAGCGCGAGCTACGCAAGTATCTCGTCTTGCAACTATTGGAGACGATGCTGGGTGACGACTTCGCCGCGACCGTCACCGGCGTCACGGGTCAGGGCGCGTTCCTGCAGATCGACCGCTACCTCGTGGACGGCTTTGTGAAGCTCGACGCGCTGCCCGGCGACAAGGCGGACCGCTGGAAGCTCAACCCCAACACCGGGGCACTGGTCGCGCAGCGCTCGGGCCGAACGATCTCGATCGGCGACCGCTTCACGGTGCGGATCGCGGACATCGACCTGCCCCGCCGGCAGATGGAACTCGTCGTGCTCGATGACCGTAACCCCAAGCGCGACGGCAACACCCACCAGCCCGACAAGAAAGGCAAGAAACGCCGGGGCGACCCCAAGTCCCACGAATTCGCCCGCGCCAAAGGCAAGCCCAAGAGCGGCAAAGTCGGCAAACGCAAGAAGCCCAGCACGATGCAGAAGAAGCGGCCGCGCAAGCGGCGGTGA